In Penaeus monodon isolate SGIC_2016 unplaced genomic scaffold, NSTDA_Pmon_1 PmonScaffold_3450, whole genome shotgun sequence, the following are encoded in one genomic region:
- the LOC119570651 gene encoding uncharacterized protein LOC119570651, translating into MSASDENNSCSQSNTVVFEMIDGQLVTYQELNAGDRLTKRTPERRPEAEHLFRRTKLGLSFHAATRLFEEIDSVDRQYDVTTSLTTQDGVSCPVLERGRPRVRPSGGLRRAGGGCGRGAGGGRGVGGATWPCVPGGGCDAVPSPPGTPHHVG; encoded by the exons ATGTCAGCATCCGATGAAAACAACAGCTGTAGTCAAAGCAACACAGTCGTTTTCGAAATGATAGATGGGCAGCTTGTC ACTTACCAAGAGCTGAACGCAGGAGACAGGCTTACAAAACGTACGCCAGAACGGCGACCTGAAGCTGAGCATTTATTCCGCCGCACGAAGCTGGGTTTATCTTTTCACGCTGCAACTCGCCTCTTCGAAGAGATTGATTCCGTGGACCGGCAATACG ACGTAACGACGAGCCTAACGACGCAGGACGGTGTCTCGTGTCCTGTTCTGGAGCGCGGGCGGCCTCGGGTCCGTCCAAGTGGAGGGCTTCGTCGAGCGGGCGGCGGCTGTGGACGTGGCGCGGGTGGAGGACGCGGTGTTGGTGGAGCAACATGGCCATGTGTTCCTGGTGGCGGCTGTGACGCAGTCCCATCACCACCGGGGACACCGCACCACGTCGG